AGGTACTCGTCGGCCCCCTGCCGCTTGCCCCAGACGCGGTCGCTCTCCTGGTTCTTCGAGCTGACAAGAACGACGGGCGTGCGCTTCGTGCGCTCGTCGCGCTTCAGGCTGCGGAGGATCTCGTAGCCGTTGCGGTTGGGCATGACGATGTCGAGCAGAAGCACGTCCGGTTGCTCCTGAACCATCCGCTCCTCGAGCTGGTCGCCGTCCGGGAAGCAGACGACCTCGAGTCCGGCGGATTTGAGGATGCCTTCCATCAGCTTGAGCTCCGAATAGGCGTCGTCCACCACCATGACCTTGGCCATCGAGTCGAGCGCCCTCCTTCAGGGGTCTCCGGCACCGCCCATGATGGGCTCGGGAAGGGTGCCGGCCACGCTCATTATGCGCCGCAACCTACCGTAACCTTGAGTCTTTCAGAATGGCGTCTGGACGCCGGGGGTGTCAAGGGAAACCCGCCTGCCCACCTTGCGATGTCGTGGGGGGTATGTTAGCGTGGCTCTGCGTTTTTATGGATCTGCCAGCCGCCGTCCTTGAGCCCAGCCGAGCCCTCGCCTTCCGCTTGGTGGTCGCTCTGGGCATCCTCTTCGTTGGGTGGTTGACGGCTAAGTTCTCGAAAGGATTGGTATTCCGCTTCTTGCTGACGGTTCGCTTCGACATCGCTTCCGAGAAGGCCGGTATCGACGACGTCCTGGTCCGGGCGGACATCAGGCAGAGCCCGGCCGAGCTGCTTGCCGTGCTCGTCTACTGGCTGGTGCTGCTCGCCACCCTGGTCGCCGCCGTGAGCGCTCTCGGCCTGACCCAGGTTTCGGAGGTCCTGACGCGGTGCCTGGTCTATGTCCCGAAGGTCATCGCCGCGGTGGTGGTGCTCATCCTCGGGCTCTTCCTCGCGAGCTTCCTGGCCGGGGTCATCCGCGCGGCCGCGGCGAATGCCGGGATGGCCGAGAGCGACGCGCTGGCCGCGCTCGTCCGCTACGCCGTCGTGGCTTTCACCGCCGCCGTGACGCTCGAGGAGCTCGGCATCGCGCCGGAACTGGTCCGCTCGGCCTTCGTCATCCTCTTCGGCGCCGTGGCACTGGCACTGGCGCTGGCCTTCGGGCTCGGGTGCAAGGACCTGGCACGGGAGTGGATGGTTCGATACCTCGACAGCGCGCGGGCACGCAGGAAGTCCCACTAAAGGAGACGCGTATCGTATGGCCGAGACGACACTGCATCTGACGGAGGCGAGCTTCGACGCCGAGATCGGCAAGCACAAGGAAGTCCTCATGGTGGACTTCTGGGCGGAGTGGTGCCAGCCCTGCCGCGCCATCGCGCCGGCGCTCGAGGAGCTGGCCGAGGAGTCCAAGGGCTCGGTGAGCCTCGCGAAGGTCAACGTGGACGACAACCCGCAGCTCGCCGCGCGCTACGGCGTCCGCTCCATCCCGACCATCCTCTTCATGAAAGACGGCAAGGTCATGGACCAGGTCATCGGCGCGGTGCCCAAGTCCCAGATGAAGAAGAAGCTGGACGCCCTCGCGTAGCCCTGCCGCCATGACTACGGTGGGGCACGTGCTGCCCCCGCTCTCTCCGTCGCGCGAGGAGTTCCGCCGGCTGGCCGCCGGCGGCAACCTCGTGCCGGTCTATGCCGAGGTGGCGGCCGACCTCGACACGCCGCTGTCGGCCTTCCTGCGCCTGCGGCCCGGACCGTATGCCTTCCTGCTGGAGTCGGTCGAGGGCGGCGAGAAGTGGGCGCGCTATTCCTTCCTGGGCTCGGAGCCCTCCATGGTCTTCACCGCGAAGGGGCGTCGGCTCACGGTGCGCCACGCCGACGGCCGCGTGGAGACGCTCCAGGCGCGGAACCCCTTCGAGGCGCTGCGGGCGCTCCTCGCGCGCTTCAAGCCCGTCGCCGTGCCCGGGCTGCCGCGCTTCCAGGGCGGCGCCGTGGGCTTCTTCTCCTACGACATGGTCCGCCACGTCGAGAAGCTGCCCCGCCGGGCCAAGGACGACCTCAAGCTGCCGGATGCCGTGTTCATGTTCACGGACAGCTTGCTGGTGTTCGACAACCTCCGCCACCGCCTGCTGGTCATCGGCAACGCGCATATCACGAGCCAGGATCCGGCCTCGCTCGACCGCGCCTATGATCAGGCGGTCGACAGGATCAAGGCGCTCCTGGCCAAGCTCGCGCGCCCCGCGCGGCCGCCGGCACCGCTGACCTTCCCGGCCGTCGACCCGCTCGTCGCCATGGGCGAGGAGGGTTTCACCTCGACCATGGACGAGGCGACATACATGGAGCGCGTGCGCCAGGCCAAGGAGTACATTGCCTCGGGCGACGCGTACCAGATCGTGGTCTCGCGGCGGCTGGACACGGAGCTCCAGGCGGATCCCTTCACCGTCTACCGGGCGCTGCGCACCATCAACCCGTCGCCGTACCTCTTCTTCCTCCGGCTGGGCAAGACGAGCATCGTCGGCTCCTCGCCCGAGGTGCTCGTGCGCCTCGAAGACGACCGCGTCGAGGAACGGCCCATCGCGGGCACGCACCCGCGGGGCCGGACGGAGGCGGAGGACGACAAGCTCGCGGCCGAGATGCAGTCCGACCCCAAGGAGCGCGCCGAGCACGTGATGCTCGTGGACCTCGGCCGCAACGACCTCGGGCGGGTGTCCAGGATCGGCTCGGTCGAGGTGACGGAGTTCATGGTGGTCGAGCGCTACTCGCACGTCATGCACCTCGTCAGCCAC
This sequence is a window from Candidatus Rokuibacteriota bacterium. Protein-coding genes within it:
- a CDS encoding response regulator, with translation MAKVMVVDDAYSELKLMEGILKSAGLEVVCFPDGDQLEERMVQEQPDVLLLDIVMPNRNGYEILRSLKRDERTKRTPVVLVSSKNQESDRVWGKRQGADEYLGKPFTAEQLVTVVRQFVK
- the trxA gene encoding thioredoxin; this translates as MAETTLHLTEASFDAEIGKHKEVLMVDFWAEWCQPCRAIAPALEELAEESKGSVSLAKVNVDDNPQLAARYGVRSIPTILFMKDGKVMDQVIGAVPKSQMKKKLDALA
- the trpE gene encoding anthranilate synthase component I — its product is MTTVGHVLPPLSPSREEFRRLAAGGNLVPVYAEVAADLDTPLSAFLRLRPGPYAFLLESVEGGEKWARYSFLGSEPSMVFTAKGRRLTVRHADGRVETLQARNPFEALRALLARFKPVAVPGLPRFQGGAVGFFSYDMVRHVEKLPRRAKDDLKLPDAVFMFTDSLLVFDNLRHRLLVIGNAHITSQDPASLDRAYDQAVDRIKALLAKLARPARPPAPLTFPAVDPLVAMGEEGFTSTMDEATYMERVRQAKEYIASGDAYQIVVSRRLDTELQADPFTVYRALRTINPSPYLFFLRLGKTSIVGSSPEVLVRLEDDRVEERPIAGTHPRGRTEAEDDKLAAEMQSDPKERAEHVMLVDLGRNDLGRVSRIGSVEVTEFMVVERYSHVMHLVSHVRGRLDPGRDAFHVLEACFPAGTLTGAPKIRAMEIIEELEPTRRGPYGGAVGYVSYSGNLDSCITIRTVVCHGGRASIQVGAGIVADSDPKTEWLETCSKSRGMLLALRVSQETGGPRKGKTR